Part of the Brachyhypopomus gauderio isolate BG-103 chromosome 17, BGAUD_0.2, whole genome shotgun sequence genome, GATAATCATGCTGAACAATCATCTCACCAAACAAATCGTTAAAATGCACTTCAGGGTGGTACTTCAAATGGAAGCAATAACTTTTAAGGCCATGAAATTTCATCCTGAATTGAACTTCCATCTCTCGTAACTGTGTTCTGACAAATTCGTGCCACTGAAGAATTCTCACACCAGGGTATCTAGTGCTTTACAATCTACACTTCTGTAGATTCGTTTACACTGGTGCTGTATCATCCACTACCACCTCTGGTACTAAGGGCAAAAAATGCTACACATGAGGATTAGACTTGCCTCAAGTAAAAACACCAaaggaaaaacaacaaaaaagtgggGGTGCAACAACTGAAGACTGACTACAGAAATAAAGGTCAAATGTACTGACATCAAGCTTTCTAGTGAGTCCAAATATCTAGATCAAAAACATTAGGCCTAATGGTGTTGCAGTCCAATATTTgggaaaaaagaatgaaaaatctATAATAAATAATCAAAACGCAgaggatttgtttgtttttgctttaaattaagtttcatttttttttccaaagtgTAGTTGCAAACGAGTCATTGTAGTACAATATATTAAACTGTGAAAAAAGAAAGTTGACAAGTCTTCACAATCTTAAGATTAATACAGAAGATCATAATTTAACATAAAAGAAAATATATTCTATCGTTTCATTATCAAGATAAATACAAACaaaattaacaaaaaaatgcaTATGATCACCAATAAATATGTTTGATAAGTTAAATAAGCAGTGACAAGCAAAACCTTCTGTCTGAAAGTTTTCTTTTccaaacaacaataataatataaccATAAACAATGACAATACGTCAAACAAAAGAAGGTGGGAGAAGTGATGAATTACCCAGCACTCCACTGAGCAGATTCTATGGACAAGCAAATTAGCTTGGAGATCTAAAGGGAACTTGCAGGAAGTTCAGCTGCACCTTGGGAATGCTGAAATTCCCCTCTGATTGGAAAGTGGGGGTGGAAATCAGTCTTTAAAAGGTTTAACAACCACTTAAGCATTCCCTTCCCAACAAACACCAAGTGACCAGCCACAATGGGGAAACTGGGGTAGGGGACAGCGGAATTGTTCCTTTTTCGAGTGGAAGAATCCAATCTCAGGGCTTTGTGCTACTTTCAAGAAaaggggagagaaaaaaaaaaagagaaagaaagaaggaaaaaaaaaaacgagctGGAGCAGGCAGCACGTGATAAAAACAGAATGTGCCAAATGTGTTCTGGAACTCCCATTTTCAACGTCACGAGAAGCTCCTTCCTGCAGAAGGACTTGCACTGCCGTCTAAGAGCAGGGCCACAGAGTGCTCGAAGCAAGACCTACTATACCAGGCCACAAAAAGCTACAGAAGAGATGATTAGTCTCTTTCACCTCAATGCTTACTTGATAAACCCCAGGCACTTGTTttccctcccctcacctcctttTAAGTTAATCTGCATCACACAGTTGTGAATGATCTAAGTATAATTTTAGCAAATCCATTTAGCAGACAGACATTGTCCTCGAGTGGTACTATGGGGGAGATGGTACTATGGTCCGGGAGGGTGTTGGGAGGATCGTCAACGCTGAACCATCCCCTCAGTGTGCCACCTCTGGCACTGCTATGCACTACTGCAGCAGTAGCACCTGGAAAAACAGTCTCTTACCTTCTACCAATCCACTTCCTGCTCTAGTTGTTTTGGCACAGTCTCGTGTGTCATGGCAGGGCATCTATGAGATGAAGCCAAGGCAGCAAGAACATACCAGGTTGTGGACCAAAGGGACTTTTTTTTGCTTGTTGTGGTTACATAAAGACCGGAAGTGAGAGTTCCCTTAATTCACTGcatcttttttttcctttttttgtttttttaaagccTAAGTGATACAACGAGGGAGTTCTACTGCCCCTAGTAGGCTAAAGAGTggtagaggaggtagagagatagagagatggagggagagcaAAAAAGCAAGCTCATCTCTCATGCTCCCCACCCACTGCTGCTGCGTGCAATGGAGGATCAGGCCGTGTGCACCTTAGTCGTCGGAGATGGAGAGCCTGCTGAAGATGGGCAGCCGACGGGTGGTGTCGAGCCCGGGTGACTCGGAACCACTCAGGCTCCCACCACAGCTGCTCTGGTAGCCCTCCTGGTCAGAGAGGGAGTCTGGTTGACTGGACGGAGACTCGTAGCGGTGGGGAGACTCGGACATGGGCCTAAAGTAGTAAGGGGTCGCAGACGGAGAGGGCGGGGCTTGGGCGGCGGGGTCCGGGCCGGACGAGGGTCCGCCGCCCAGGCTGGGGCCGAAGAGGTTGGCCAGCTCCTGGCTGGAGTACGTGAAGGGGTTGCTGCTGGGCCACTCGGGCAGCTCGTCCGGGGAAAACATGGGGGGAGGCGTGACCGAGGTGGGGCTGTCCCTCAGACCGCCGGAGCTGGGGAAGCCGGCGAAGCTGTAGCTGTGCTGCAGGCGTGGCCTCTCCAGCTTGTTGGAGGCTGAGAGCGGGGTAGGGGCGGGCGGGGGGCCCCGGCGCTCCTCGGCGTTGTGGATGAAGTGGCAGCGCGGGCCGTAGGGGCAGAAGCCGATGGTGTGGAAGGTACGACACAGCTCAGTCTTGTACTTGGGGTGGCGGGACAGGCTGCGTAGCTCGTGCATGCCATGCGCAAACTGGCACTTGTCACCATATTTGCAGGCGCCGTTCTCCTCGAAGGGCCTGCACAGCTCCGTCTTGTAGCGGCTGGAGTTCACCTGGCTGCCGCCCGGACCCCCAGAACCAACGCACTTCTGCAGAAGGCGCTCCCCAGTCTCGGAAAAGGATCTGTCCCGAAGCCGGTTCTCTTTGTTGCTGCTGCCGCCGTTACCCATCCCGGAGACCAGCAGGGCCGGGTCCGCCTTGCCGTTGTTCAGGAACTGGTTCTGGTTGAGCTTGCTGCTGGGCAAAGTGACAGAGTGCCGTCGCTGGTAAACCCCACCGATGGAGGGAGTCCCCACAGCCTTCCTGTCCAGCAGGCTCCCGGTGGGGTTGGAGATGGGCAGATTCGCTCCAGTGCAGGGCACAGACATGGCATGTGGAGCACTGAGGATGTTGTTGTTGTAATTCAGCATTTTGTTGTTCTGTAAAGGTGACAAGGGAAAACAGGGACGGTCGATTACAACACAGTTTATATTTATGTTACATACATAGGTTTGTTTGTAGGTCTGATATTTTAGGTGAGGtatgaatggggaaaaaaacaaattaAGCTCATTTTGAGCTGTATTGGTGATGGAAAAACATGGGATGATTTCATTTTAAACACATTAGCAAACGCAGGCCTAAAGAACAGCTGGTTTGGCAAGTCGCCCATCAAAGGAATGCATGGCTGCGTAAGTAAATGAAACGCAAGAAGGCGGGTGTGAGCAACAGGGTTATGCGGGAAGACCGATCAAGAAGATCCGTAGTCCCTACGATCAGTACCGTGGCCAACTACAAGGGCACGTCGGTTTGTGGTCTAATGATAAAACTTCATGATGGTCTGCGACATGGCATATCTAATCAACACCATATCTAATGAGTCACGTAAAACCTAAGCACgtttctttttttaaaccagACAAAACATCTAGCTGCCACACAGCACAAGCTACAGCTGAACGTAGCCAAGTTTATATTGTGATAAAAAGTTCACTGCTACAGCGCTCGTttttgagtgtttgtgtttacaaGGAGCCAACTTTAAACTTCCTCCCCGCGTACATGTTGAATTCAGATCAGTTAGTACCACAACCAGCCCGTAAAACCACCTCTAATCGCGGAGGACACCAACACTACCCAGCTGGGTTAGTCAGACAACTAAAGAAGCAAGTTATGAAGCTAGTCGAAAGCTAGCTGATAACTTGGCATTTCCCCCAACAAATGCAGAAGTTTTATCCGAGTTCTCCTCTCAAGTGGCATTTTGTAAAGGCTCCTCAATTCTGTGTTGAAGAGTTTGGCCATTTAACTCCCGTTAGGCTTCAGCAACACGCACCAAGTTCAGTGGCTGTGAAACGGAAACGCCAACAAAAGTAAAGATTCTGGCCACACGAACGGAAACGCGCTCACGTAGCAAACTCGTTCAAGTTTTGTTCATtgcaaaaaaggaaaaaaccCCAATAACCGGCTATAATGGGCAGTAAAAGTGTGGCAGGGCGATCGTGTGAAGTCCGCCCGCCAGAAGCGTGCAGCACCACGACGTGCACTCGGCCCACAGTTCAACATGTCACTAAAATCTCCGACTGCTGCCGCTTTGCTTTAGCCAGCTCACACGATCATACAAACACTACACTCTACCGTTGCGAGCAAGACAAtgttattatgttttttttaagaaatGACCCTATTTCAGCCGTGTTTTGAGCCAGTGCGCCAAAGCGCCCCTCGCATTCCGCAGCTGCGCGGATAAGCGCGCAAACCCGTCAGCGGCCGCACACTTCCTACCTTGTTGTTGATAACTTCGCTGAAGTCAAAGAGCGATGTCATCTTCGAAGTAaggaatataaaataaaaaaaagaaacgctgcgttatgatgatgatgttgtttttgttgtttttttttttgttgtttttttgtgcaCGAGCGGGTTCTTATCGCGTGAACTTTTGTCGCCCATAGAACAGAACCCCCTCTTCCCTGGCCGCACGCGCTGCGCCGCCTTTATAGATCCACGCAGGAGGGGCTACGAAAGCGTCAAAGGGCGtttctttcttcctttttttcttgtcaagttttttttctctctctctctctctttccgttACTCCCTCAGACTTTGCGGGGCACGCATTTTCTTACTTCGCAGTGTTTTGTGCCTGAATCAACTTGAAAGTAACGATTAATTTCTAGTTCTATTCCAGGACGTATTGCATACAAGATTGCCTTGCAAATGTTGATTAATAAAATGCACGCGTGGTTAACTTGCAAATAATAAGCGGAATCGGTCTTTTTTTTTGCCAAGTATGCTCACACATACAAGGAATTTGTGTTTGGTCACAGTAGCTCACAGTGCATTACAACTGAAAACATTACACAAAATATTACACAACctggacacgcacacaccactAAACTTAACATGTGCAGAGTTGTATGTTACAATAAAGTGCTAAATGCATCCGGAAATTACAGTGAACAGGACACCTTCAGCTTCAGGAGGCAGGTTGAACTTCCTCAGCTGACGCAGGAAGTACAGCTGAAGCAGGAAGCTGCGCTCTCTTGACGGCGAGAAAGACGGGGTGTTGCAATCCCATTTCAGGTGCTTGTAGGAGTCTACAGCCGCCACAGTACTGTTGAGGACGGTGAgtgctggaggggggggggatccaTAGGACCACATGCTCGACCAGCTGCCTATAAGCAGACTCGTCGTTGATGAGACCAGTGACTGTCATATCATCTGCAAACCTCAGTATTTTGACTGTACACTCATTTGTGTACCGTGAGAAGAGCAGAGGGGAGAGAACACAGCCTTGAGGAGCTCCTGTGCTGATGGTCCTGGTTCCTGAGGTGATCTTTCCCagcctcacctgctgctctctgtcAGTGAGGAAGTTTGTGATCCACTGACAGGTGGAGGCTAATTAATGCAGTCGAAATATTTGGTTATTCATGACCCGTGAGCCAAACGTTTGTTATGTATTTTCTACCTTAAATACATTGCTGGTGAATAACAATTATTCTAATTAGGTGTTTCTTGTCTGTCTTGTGTGACTGAATGGGCATCATGTCAAAGTGGCGAGCTTTGTGAATGAAGCAAGTGTCTGTATCCTACTGAACAcacaatgtttattttttaggtttgtttatttgtttatttgtcatTGGTTTTCAGGTATAAAACATActtacttgttttttttttgctttaacAATCATCTCGTGTACAAAAGGATTTCGCCGGACCAATGTTGTATGGCCATTAAACTATTACACAAACAACATCCTTTAAATGAGTCAGTTTAAATGAGTCAGTTTAAATGCAGTTTGTTTATTCTGAGGCACAACTGTGGTGATGTCCTTGGGCTTTAACTACATATCTGCTTTGCAATTAATGTAGCCAACACTTAATTGTTAGCTTGAAACATCACATCTGGGATTTTCCTGTGCAGTCCTAGAGGATTTAACCCTTCACTATGAGAGGATGTACACAGAACCACTTaagacacagaaacacactgcaCATATTCGACCATAATGATAATATAACTACATATAAACTGGCATTATTTGCTGAGGTACTGTAGGGTTACCAAACAGTTGTCTAAGCATTTTAAGTGATAAATTTGAGATAAGGTGATTGTTCATATTGGGTCTCCTGAAATACCTTGGTTCATCTAATGATCTTTGATCTCTAAAGAGGCTGCTTATGAGGTCTACTATTTCAGACTGGTTTTGTGCCTGCAAAAGAAATTCAAAACCAGCGCGGCCTCACCAAATTCTGATATTCATTCTAGTCCTAGATAACAGTGAGAACtatgaaatcttttttttttttaccacagtGTAACTCAATCCAAATCCATTGTGGCCAGCGCAAGTCTTTCTCCTCCTGTTCCATGACTTGTCTTGGGTACGTGCACCGTCATGCTCTGTGTCATTAGCGAAGGACTAAAGGAATAAGCAGAGCCCCGGAGAAGAAAATAAGTTGTTTACAAAAAAAAGGAGAGTGAAGGGAGAAGATTTACAAGTGACATTTATTGCTACcctccagggtgtgtgtgtgtgtgtgtgtgtgtgtgtgtgtgtgtgtgtgtgtgcacgcatgtgtgagcgtgtgtatgggggtgtgagggtgtaaaAACATTCCCCCTTTCAACCTCAGCACAGCTACAAGATGGGAGTCTTCTCACTGTGCTCTCTGTCTGCTGTATCCTTGAATAAATGAGCAGTGAAGGGGCGTCTCTGAAGCAGCTCACCTGAACCCCGTACTGGGCTGAGCTTCATGTGCTCTGATCTGGAGACTTGGCATTCATGCTGTTTAGAGACTGCAaggtggaaggtgtgtgtgttttttttccacataaaatatattttacaagTTTTCGCCACCCAGAAAAGGCTCCCCTGGGGAGACGAGGCTATAGCTACAGGGAGCAATGCAAACCATGTCTGTGCTTGAAAGGGTCTACAACTTACTGATGAAATTAATCTTATCCACAATCTCAACAGGAAGTACCGGTGTGCCTAAACCTTTTGAGATTGAGAAGATAGATTGTATTACCACATGTAGATAATCTAATACTTTATCTACAAACCACTGCTTATGCTTTTATGTCTAATttggtgtttatttttttattcatgactcaaaatgtattaataaaaTCATATGATATTCTGTTCATCATACTATGAACTAACATAATCTGATGATAGTGTAAAGTTTTCAGTTTAGAGTCATCACTGAATATTACTGTGTGCCTACTCCTTTAAAGCCGTGTTTTTA contains:
- the zfp36l1a gene encoding mRNA decay activator protein ZFP36L1a, which translates into the protein MTSLFDFSEVINNKNNKMLNYNNNILSAPHAMSVPCTGANLPISNPTGSLLDRKAVGTPSIGGVYQRRHSVTLPSSKLNQNQFLNNGKADPALLVSGMGNGGSSNKENRLRDRSFSETGERLLQKCVGSGGPGGSQVNSSRYKTELCRPFEENGACKYGDKCQFAHGMHELRSLSRHPKYKTELCRTFHTIGFCPYGPRCHFIHNAEERRGPPPAPTPLSASNKLERPRLQHSYSFAGFPSSGGLRDSPTSVTPPPMFSPDELPEWPSSNPFTYSSQELANLFGPSLGGGPSSGPDPAAQAPPSPSATPYYFRPMSESPHRYESPSSQPDSLSDQEGYQSSCGGSLSGSESPGLDTTRRLPIFSRLSISDD